The following are encoded in a window of Sminthopsis crassicaudata isolate SCR6 chromosome 3, ASM4859323v1, whole genome shotgun sequence genomic DNA:
- the CCL20 gene encoding C-C motif chemokine 20 isoform X2: MSHRPQRISAQSGKMNQMGSKILMLAPLIIVLLLCHFDKSQASSFDCCLQYTERPVHVKLIKSYEEQWSYEACDIDAIIFYTRRFIVCADPKEGWVKHNLRVLRARNKKMSKSN, from the exons ATGAGCCACAGGCCCCAACGGATTAGTGCACAGAGTGGAAAAATGAACCAAATGGGGAGCAAGATCCTGATGCTGGCACCTTTGATTATTGTGCTGCTGCTCTGCCACTTTGACAAGTCTCAAG CTAGCAGCTTTGATTGCTGCCTTCAATATACAGAACGTCCTGTGCATGTTAAATTGATCAAAAGCTATGAAGAACAGTGGTCCTATGAAGCCTGTGATATTGATGCCATCAT tTTTTATACCAGACGATTCATTGTGTGTGCTGATCCAAAGGAAGGATGGGTGAAACACAACCTTAGAGTTTTAAG agcCAGAAACAAGAAGATGTCAAAGTCAAATTGA
- the CCL20 gene encoding C-C motif chemokine 20 isoform X1 — MSHRPQRISAQSGKMNQMGSKILMLAPLIIVLLLCHFDKSQAASSFDCCLQYTERPVHVKLIKSYEEQWSYEACDIDAIIFYTRRFIVCADPKEGWVKHNLRVLRARNKKMSKSN, encoded by the exons ATGAGCCACAGGCCCCAACGGATTAGTGCACAGAGTGGAAAAATGAACCAAATGGGGAGCAAGATCCTGATGCTGGCACCTTTGATTATTGTGCTGCTGCTCTGCCACTTTGACAAGTCTCAAG CAGCTAGCAGCTTTGATTGCTGCCTTCAATATACAGAACGTCCTGTGCATGTTAAATTGATCAAAAGCTATGAAGAACAGTGGTCCTATGAAGCCTGTGATATTGATGCCATCAT tTTTTATACCAGACGATTCATTGTGTGTGCTGATCCAAAGGAAGGATGGGTGAAACACAACCTTAGAGTTTTAAG agcCAGAAACAAGAAGATGTCAAAGTCAAATTGA